One stretch of Poecilia reticulata strain Guanapo linkage group LG21, Guppy_female_1.0+MT, whole genome shotgun sequence DNA includes these proteins:
- the tmem151ba gene encoding transmembrane protein 151B isoform X2 has protein sequence MSPASAPEASESSTATVQEEAAASPREEHPQKQSLTKSLCQESHWKCLLLSLLMYGCVGVIAWCQVTKVTRLSFDSAYKGKSMMYHDSPCSNGYIYIPLAFLVMLYVVYLVECWHCYARNDLLYKVDVDSVAERIQRMQQATPCIWWKAISYHYVRRTRQVTRYRNGDAYTTTQVYHERVNTHVAETEFDYGNCGVKDISKQLLGLEGFPISRLRFTKCFSFANVESENTYLTQRARFFTENEGLDDYMEAREGMHLKNVDFKEHMIAFSDLNHPPWYASNSAFWVAAAFTLSWPLRVLMEYRTACVHYHVEKLFGFDYVPATPSEERPYCRHIPRVNTIDSTELEWHIRSNQQLVPSYSEAVLMDLAQLSGSCNSYSTSGRYGSYRQNCERCHRAISSSSIFSRSALSICNTASPRIPFSASRFSLGRLYGSRRSCLWRSSGSLNEQSCPTESTCCLSGQQTNEENPPAYQDALCFPVLIVHRNEGCLNHDHRSLHRNGSCVETSL, from the exons ATGTCCCCAGCATCGGCTCCAGAGGCCAGTGAGAGCAGCACAGCCACGGTCCAAGAGGAGGCAGCGGCCAGTCCGAGGGAGGAG CATCCTCAGAAACAGTCTCTGACCAAGTCTTTGTGCCAGGAGTCTCACTGGAAATGCCTACTGCTGTCCCTGTTGATGTATGGCTGCGTAGGAGTGATAGCCTGGTGCCAGGTGACCAAGGTCACGCGTCTCTCCTTCGACAGCGCCTACAAGGGGAAGTCCATGATGTATCACGACAGCCCCTGCTCCAACGGTTACATCTACATCCCCCTGGCTTTCCTGGTCATGCTCTACGTGGTCTACCTTGTAGAGTGCTGGCATTGCTACGCCCGGAATGACCTGCTGTACAAGGTGGACGTGGACAGCGTGGCCGAGCGCATACAACGAATGCAGCAGGCCACGCCCTGCATCTGGTGGAAGGCCATCAGCTACCACTATGTCAGGAGGACGCGGCAGGTGACGCGTTACCGCAATGGAGATGCATACACCACCACGCAGGTTTACCATGAGAGAGTGAACACGCATGTGGCTGAGACAGAGTTTGACTATGGGAACTGTGGCGTTAAGGATATCTCAAAGCAGCTGCTAGGTTTGGAGGGATTCCCCATTAGCAGGCTGAGGTTCACAAAGTGCTTTAGCTTTGCAAATGTGGAGTCAGAAAACACCTACCTGACGCAGCGGGCTCGCTTCTTTACAGAAAACGAGGGCCTGGATGATTACATGGAGGCCCGCGAGGGGATGCACTTAAAGAATGTGGACTTTAAGGAGCACATGATTGCCTTTTCTGACCTGAACCATCCTCCCTGGTATGCTTCCAACTCTGCTTTCTGGGTGGCAGCTGCGTTCACTCTCTCTTGGCCATTGCGGGTGCTGATGGAGTACCGCACAGCCTGCGTGCACTACCACGTGGAGAAGCTGTTCGGCTTTGACTATGTGCCAGCAACACCATCCGAGGAGCGTCCGTATTGCCGACACATCCCACGGGTCAACACCATCGACAGCACGGAGCTAGAGTGGCACATCCGCTCCAACCAGCAGCTGGTGCCCAGCTACTCGGAGGCAGTCCTGATGGATCTAGCCCAACTTTCTGGGAGCTGCAACAGCTACTCCACAAGTGGGCGGTACGGCAGCTACAGGCAGAATTGTGAACGCTGCCACCGCGCCatcagcagctcctccatctTCTCCCGCAGCGCCCTGAGCATTTGCAACACAGCGAGCCCCCGCATCCCCTTCAGCGCCAGCCGCTTCTCTCTGGGCCGGCTCTATGGGTCCAGGCGGAGCTGcctgtggaggagcagcgggagCCTGAATGAGCAGTCCTGTCCCACCGAGAGCACTTGCTGTCTGTCAGGTCAGCAGACTAATGAGGAGAACCCTCCGGCCTATCAGGACGCTCTGTGCTTTCCTGTGCTCATTGTGCATCGCAACGAAGGATGCCTCAATCACGACCACCGCTCTTTGCACAGGAATGGCTCCTGTGTGGAGACGTCCCTTTGA
- the tmem151ba gene encoding transmembrane protein 151B isoform X1, which translates to MSPASAPEASESSTATVQEEAAASPREEQHPQKQSLTKSLCQESHWKCLLLSLLMYGCVGVIAWCQVTKVTRLSFDSAYKGKSMMYHDSPCSNGYIYIPLAFLVMLYVVYLVECWHCYARNDLLYKVDVDSVAERIQRMQQATPCIWWKAISYHYVRRTRQVTRYRNGDAYTTTQVYHERVNTHVAETEFDYGNCGVKDISKQLLGLEGFPISRLRFTKCFSFANVESENTYLTQRARFFTENEGLDDYMEAREGMHLKNVDFKEHMIAFSDLNHPPWYASNSAFWVAAAFTLSWPLRVLMEYRTACVHYHVEKLFGFDYVPATPSEERPYCRHIPRVNTIDSTELEWHIRSNQQLVPSYSEAVLMDLAQLSGSCNSYSTSGRYGSYRQNCERCHRAISSSSIFSRSALSICNTASPRIPFSASRFSLGRLYGSRRSCLWRSSGSLNEQSCPTESTCCLSGQQTNEENPPAYQDALCFPVLIVHRNEGCLNHDHRSLHRNGSCVETSL; encoded by the exons ATGTCCCCAGCATCGGCTCCAGAGGCCAGTGAGAGCAGCACAGCCACGGTCCAAGAGGAGGCAGCGGCCAGTCCGAGGGAGGAG CAGCATCCTCAGAAACAGTCTCTGACCAAGTCTTTGTGCCAGGAGTCTCACTGGAAATGCCTACTGCTGTCCCTGTTGATGTATGGCTGCGTAGGAGTGATAGCCTGGTGCCAGGTGACCAAGGTCACGCGTCTCTCCTTCGACAGCGCCTACAAGGGGAAGTCCATGATGTATCACGACAGCCCCTGCTCCAACGGTTACATCTACATCCCCCTGGCTTTCCTGGTCATGCTCTACGTGGTCTACCTTGTAGAGTGCTGGCATTGCTACGCCCGGAATGACCTGCTGTACAAGGTGGACGTGGACAGCGTGGCCGAGCGCATACAACGAATGCAGCAGGCCACGCCCTGCATCTGGTGGAAGGCCATCAGCTACCACTATGTCAGGAGGACGCGGCAGGTGACGCGTTACCGCAATGGAGATGCATACACCACCACGCAGGTTTACCATGAGAGAGTGAACACGCATGTGGCTGAGACAGAGTTTGACTATGGGAACTGTGGCGTTAAGGATATCTCAAAGCAGCTGCTAGGTTTGGAGGGATTCCCCATTAGCAGGCTGAGGTTCACAAAGTGCTTTAGCTTTGCAAATGTGGAGTCAGAAAACACCTACCTGACGCAGCGGGCTCGCTTCTTTACAGAAAACGAGGGCCTGGATGATTACATGGAGGCCCGCGAGGGGATGCACTTAAAGAATGTGGACTTTAAGGAGCACATGATTGCCTTTTCTGACCTGAACCATCCTCCCTGGTATGCTTCCAACTCTGCTTTCTGGGTGGCAGCTGCGTTCACTCTCTCTTGGCCATTGCGGGTGCTGATGGAGTACCGCACAGCCTGCGTGCACTACCACGTGGAGAAGCTGTTCGGCTTTGACTATGTGCCAGCAACACCATCCGAGGAGCGTCCGTATTGCCGACACATCCCACGGGTCAACACCATCGACAGCACGGAGCTAGAGTGGCACATCCGCTCCAACCAGCAGCTGGTGCCCAGCTACTCGGAGGCAGTCCTGATGGATCTAGCCCAACTTTCTGGGAGCTGCAACAGCTACTCCACAAGTGGGCGGTACGGCAGCTACAGGCAGAATTGTGAACGCTGCCACCGCGCCatcagcagctcctccatctTCTCCCGCAGCGCCCTGAGCATTTGCAACACAGCGAGCCCCCGCATCCCCTTCAGCGCCAGCCGCTTCTCTCTGGGCCGGCTCTATGGGTCCAGGCGGAGCTGcctgtggaggagcagcgggagCCTGAATGAGCAGTCCTGTCCCACCGAGAGCACTTGCTGTCTGTCAGGTCAGCAGACTAATGAGGAGAACCCTCCGGCCTATCAGGACGCTCTGTGCTTTCCTGTGCTCATTGTGCATCGCAACGAAGGATGCCTCAATCACGACCACCGCTCTTTGCACAGGAATGGCTCCTGTGTGGAGACGTCCCTTTGA
- the nfkbie gene encoding NF-kappa-B inhibitor epsilon produces MSRDGCSKEDLQEDIRMDSGIESYTSIVTSEEPREPSSDFSGPRDKFSTGEERLDSAYTSSSITVESLSDIVEGCTISSAEDVQAKMPELSEQDNLLTTITEDGDTLLHLAIIHEEIFISQELIQLFPKEALDIQNNLYQSPLHLATYLNLTHVVTTLMKKGASLELQDQDGNTPLHVACQHGQLECVTEMTRDLPPSSLAPVLQTQNWRGLTCLHLSALNKQHHIMKLLMKKKANLNIQEGTAGKTALHLAVELHDMALVKLLLKEGANVDAPMFNGCTPLHLAVGRQDAQIADLLCQFGADKMLRNMEDETALDLADGNNDILALFPFDDIQISGRSVVSF; encoded by the exons ATGTCGCGCGACGGTTGTAGCAAAGAGGACCTGCAAGAGGACATCCGCATGGACTCGGGCATTGAGTCTTACACCTCCATAGTAACTTCAGAGGAGCCCCGGGAACCGAGCAGCGACTTCAGCGGGCCGAGGGACAAGTTTTCCACCGGGGAGGAGCGCCTGGACTCAGCCTACACGTCCTCATCCATCACGGTGGAGAGCCTGTCGGACATCGTAGAGGGTTGCACTATCTCCAGCGCCGAGGATGTGCAAGCAAAGATGCCTGAACTTTCAGAACAAGATAATTTACTCACAACTATTACAGAAGATGGAGACAC ACTCCTCCACCTAGCCATCATCCATGAGGAAATATTCATCTCTCAAGAGTTGATACAGCTGTTCCCAAAAGAAGCCCTGGACATCCAGAACAATTTATATCAG AGCCCGCTGCACCTGGCCACCTATCTGAACCTGACGCACGTGGTGACGACCCTGATGAAGAAGGGGGCCAGCCTGGAGCTGCAGGACCAGGACGGGAACACGCCGCTCCATGTGGCGTGCCAGCACGGGCAGCTAGAGTGTGTAACAGAAATGACCAGAGACCTTCCTCCGAGCTCGCTGGCACCAGTTCTGCAGACCCAGAACTGGAGAG GTCTTACCTGTCTTCACCTGTcagcgctgaacaagcagcatcATATCATGAAGCtcctgatgaaaaaaaaagcaaatcttaACATCCAG GAGGGAACTGCCGGCAAAACGGCTCTCCACCTCGCCGTCGAGCTGCACGACATGGCGTTGGTGAAGCTGCTGCTTAAGGAGGGGGCCAACGTGGACGCTCCCATGTTCAACGGCTGCACGCCGCTGCACCTCGCCGTAGGCAGGCAAGACGCGCAAATCGCCGACCTCCTTTGCCAGTTCGGCGCCGACAAAATGCTGCGAAACATGGAAGACGAGACGGCGCTGGATCTGGCCGACGGAAACAACGAT aTTCTGGCGCTGTTTCCATTTGATGACATCCAGATCTCCGGAAGGTCGGTGGTGTCGTTTTGA